In Paramormyrops kingsleyae isolate MSU_618 chromosome 5, PKINGS_0.4, whole genome shotgun sequence, one DNA window encodes the following:
- the LOC111840515 gene encoding beta-galactoside-binding lectin-like produces the protein MNIGSWALLLLCVLHLHFGHTKQEPELTLKDMAMKATNHLKITGIPLLNGSRFYIEIGYNVANIGIHFDVRFDHEKDHHVIVINSRKEGIWSAEQRDKRFPFKQGEKFKVIINFSKNKFLVSMPGNIILSFPNRFAADKFMFIRVRGDLRIKGFDIM, from the exons ATGAAT ATAGGAAGCTGGGCTCTCCTCCTCCTTTGTGTGCTCCACCTTCATTTTGGCCACACTAAGCAGGAGCCAGAG TTGACACTGAAGGACATGGCTATGAAGGCTACGAACCACCTGAAGATCACGGGTATACCCTTGCTTAATGGCTCAAG GTTCTACATCGAGATCGGCTATAACGTGGCAAACATCGGCATACACTTTGATGTCCGCTTTGACCATGAAAAGGACCATCATGTCATTGTCATCAACTCCCGGAAGGAAGGCATCTGGTCCGCTGAGCAGAGGGACAAACGCTTCCCCTTTAAACAGGGGGAGAAGTTCAAG GTGATCATCAACTtcagcaaaaataaatttcttgtCAGCATGCCTGGTAACATCATTTTATCATTCCCGAATCGTTTTGCTGCTGACAAGTTCATGTTCATCCGAGTAAGGGGGGATCTTAGAATCAAGGGCTTCGACATTATGTAA